In Aegilops tauschii subsp. strangulata cultivar AL8/78 chromosome 3, Aet v6.0, whole genome shotgun sequence, one genomic interval encodes:
- the LOC141042839 gene encoding uncharacterized protein has protein sequence MAFSDEYMGVEARGNTKLHIIQTNDKKQMKPALVQLSVGKNQTVLLFQLSAAEKCTVFDNFLADPRYTFAGFSIDGDKTRLEGVNLEVANFVDIQKEWRVPEATKELDSLGDVSGMLIDDYYNNMKKKITDDEHRRWATLPLSMRHIEYVAKDAYAAYEIWNRITLTQDGLRRAKLEEEEPPKKCARSSWGWGDATW, from the exons ATGGCGTTCTCCGACGAGTACATGGGCGTGGAGGCCCGTGGTAACACCAAGTTGCACATCATCCAGACCAATGACAAGAAGCAGATG AAACCCGCCCTCGTCCAACTCTCCGTCGGCAAGAATCAGACGGTGCTGCTCTTCCAACTGAGCGCCGCTGAAAAGTGCACCGTCTTCGACAACTTCCTCGCCGACCCCAGGTACACCTTTGCTGGCTTCTCCATCGACGGCGACAAAACCAGGCTAGAGGGCGTCAACCTGGAGGTCGCCAACTTCGTCGACATCCAGAAGGAGTGGAGGGTGCCCGAGGCAACCAAGGAGTTGGACTCCCTTGGAGACGTCTCCGGCATGCTCATCGATGACTACTACaacaacatgaagaagaagatcacCGACGATGAACACAGGCGCTGGGCCACCCTGCCTCTGTCCATGAGGCACATCGAGTACGTGGCAAAGGACGCCTACGCAGCGTACGAGATATGGAACCGCATCACCCTCACCCAGGACGGGCTTCGCCGTGCaaagctggaggaggaggagccccCCAAGAAGTGCGCCAGGAGCAGCTGGGGATGGGGAGACGCTACCTGGTGA